AGCCGCGTGTCTTACCGGAAACTGTATCTGTGGTGTTTATCGCCTTCCATAAATCCGCGGCTTTCACCCACACTGGTGGATATTTATAACGAGAAACATCCATAATTAAAAATCTATCTGTCTGCTCATTGTAAGCTGCGATGGGTGAAATATGTCCACCTTTTTCTTGACCAATTTCTTTACGTAAATAATTCACTATGACAAAATTATTAGATTGCTTTAAATTTGTCGAGACTAGCTTACGAAACTGTTCTAAATTAGTATCGGCTGCATGATAAACCTTGACTTGGACATCATAACTAGCAATTAATCCGCCTAATTCTGCTAAAGTCATTCCTTGACGGGCGACAACTTCAGGTGCAATGACTTTTTTAGTTTTTTCATTGCTAAAAAAGTTTTCTTGGGTGAACACTCTATAAGGAGAATATTGTGGTGATTCTGGTGCGACAACTCCTAAACTATTTAACACCATCACACTACTAGCAACACCACAAAAAGCTTGATTATGTTGCGTGACAAACTGCATACTCAAAGGAAAGAAATCTTCTCTGGAGCGACTTTGAATTAATAACTTCTCTCCCTCCTTAGAATTAAAAGCAATCAAGTTATTGGAAAGGGGTAATGTTTGAGCAATAACAGTTCCACTAGAAACAAAAAACCAGATAATTGCAGTTTGAAAAGTTGTGTTTAACTTCATAAATTTCCCACTTAAAAACTTCGCGCCTCTGCTCCTCTTCGTGAACCTAACTCCTTAGATTTAAGAAACTCACGCACAACCTCTTTAATATCTCGTAACTCCCCTTCAACTAAATAATTTAACTGCCGCATTTCATCTGCGGAAATTTTACCAGAAAGTTGAGCGATCGCACTTTTCAACTCCGGGTATTTATTCAACACTTCTTGTCTAACAATTGGTGTAGCTTCGTAAGGGGGAAAATATTGTTTATCATCCTTTAATACAGCCAAACCTAAGCGCGTAATTTGTCCATCAGTCGAATTTCCCGCCACCATATCTACTTGTTTTTGGATTAAGGCGCGATATATTAAACCCAAGTCCATAATTTGCGGTGGTTTAGAAAAACGCAAATCGTAAGTTTTAGCTAAACCCGGAAAACCATCTTCTCGTTCTAAAAATTCGTAGCCAAACCCGCCGCGCCATTGGGGTGTATATTGGGCAACCTGAGATAAAGTTTGAATATTATATTTCTTGGCATCTTCACCACGAATTACCATTGCGAAAGTATTTTCAAAACCTAAGCTAGGCATAACTTCCAGCTTAAATTTTTTGTCATATATTTGTTTTAATTTTTCGTAAACTACTTTTGGGTCATTGAAGGCTTTTTGTTTTAAAATCCCAGTAAAAGCTGTACCCGTGTATTCAATATAAGCATCAATTTTTCCAGCCAGAATAGCATTATGACAAACAAAAGAACCGCCTAAACGGGGACGACGGACAACTTTGAGATTAGTTGTTGCTTCAATTTGTTGGGCTAAGAGTTCGCCTAAAATATCTTGTTCGGTAAAATCTTTAGAAGCAACAACAATATCGCCCGTGGTATTATTCGCGCTAGGGTTACAAGCTGCGATCGCCACTACTAAAGTAAAAGTTAAAATAAAAAATATTAAAAATCTTTTCATTACTTATTTAACTTTTAATTTGGTTTCCAACAACCCAATTAACAAATCTGCCAGTAAAGCAATCATGGCTGCTGGTACTGCCCCGGCTAAAATTAAATCATTATTTACTACCGCAATACCGCGAAAAATAAACACGCCTAAACCACCAGCACCAATAGCAGCAGCAATAGTGGCAATACCAATACCTATCACTGCCGCAACTCTCACCCCTGCTAAAATTACACTCATTGCTAAGGGAATTTCGACTTGTAATAATAATTCTTGATCAGTCATTCCCATGCCTCTACCAGCTTCGATAATTGCCGGATCTACACTGGTAATACCTGTGTAAGTATTGCGAATTATCGGCAGAAAAGAATATAAAGTCAAAGCCACAATCGCTGGGACAACACCAATTCCACCAATAATCGGCACAGGAATTAGTAAACCAAATAATGCCAAACTTGGAATAGTTTGCAATACATTGGCAATACCCAAAATGGGTTGACGCAACCGAGTTTGACGGGTAATTAAAATACCTAACGGAATGCCAACAAGTGTGGCAATTGTAATGGCAATGCCTACCAAAAATAAATGTTCCAGCGTGTGCTGTAAAATTTCTGGGGCATACTTAATCAAGAAAAAGTCTTTCATAAATTGTCTTGCAGAGAACGCAGACATTGAAGAAAAGCTAGGCTTTCTGGATGTTGCGATCGCAGAAACTCCTCCTTTGTACCTAATACTACCAGTTCTCCGTCATACATTAACCCAATTCGAGAAGCTAAGACAAACGCCTCTTGGATATCATGCGTCACAAATACCACTGTCTTACCGAGTTCTTGCTGTAACCGCCGAAACTCCTGTTGCAATTCTAAGCGCGTAATGGGGTCAAGTGCGCCAAAAGGCTCATCCATTAACAAAACTGGGGGATCTGCGGCTAACGCTCTCGCTACGCCTACCCTTTGTCGCTGTCCCCCCGAAAGTTGATGGGGATAACGCCCAGCAAACTGCACAGGATCTAACCCTACCAATTGCAACAATTCATAAACTCTTGTTTTAATTTGTTTCGGTTTCCAACCTTCTAAACTAGGAACTAAACCAACATTACGTTCTACAGTGAAATGGGGAAATAAACCAGTTTCTTGAATGACATAACCAATTTTGCGCCGCAGTTTAATTTCATCCCATTGCTTTGTCGGAGTTCCATCAAATACGACTTCACCTGTGGTTGGCGTAAACAGACGATTAATTAATTTCATCGTGGTAGTTTTCCCGCTACCACTGCGTCCAAGTAATATTAATGCTTCTCCTTGACGAATCGAAAAATTAAGATTTGATACTAAATTGCGACGGTTGCGGCTAAAGCTGACATCGCGGAATTCAACAGCAATTGAGCGATTTTGCGACATAGTTGACTGTTGGTCGTTAACTTGAAGCTATTATTACTGATTTTGCTAATAAGTAAATATAGACTTTTGTCTCACGCATAGACGCGGTAGCGGCTTCCCGCAGGGTAGGCGCAAAGGCGCAAAGAGTAAGATGTCATTACGAGGAGGTATAGGTCTGTAAGTGTTCAAAACCCTTATATAGCAATCCTAAATCATTTGTGAAATTCTCTTTCTTTTCTTTCTTTGTGTCCTTTGCGTCCTTTGCGGTACCCTTCTCCCAAAGGGAGACGCTACGCGAACGGGAAGCCGCTTCGCGTCTACGTTAAAAAAAATACTTTTTCACAACTTCAGATAGGATTGCTATACCCTCACAGACAACCGTTGTGCGTAATGTTGATGTTAAAATCGAGTTTCATATTCAAAGAACAGTAGATTTTCATTGCCTAAATCGGTTGCGCCGCGTACTAAAATTTCGTCATTGAGTCGATAGAGGACGTTGTAACGGAAGGACGCATCACTGCTAAATAATGGTCGTGATAAAGAAACAGAAAAATCTCGATTTAGGTTGAATACACCTTCGGCTGATAAATCGAGAACTGATGAGCGTCTTGCTGTTTGATCTGTAATGGGAGTAGGAAAGATGCGAAATTCACTAAAACCAATTGCTTGACCGATCGCAGTAATCGTACCTTGTAAACTACCTAAAATTGTCGTACCAGCAAAATTAGTTAACCCTTGGGTGATATCTCCGGTTTGAGCAAAGTTATTCAAAATTGAACCACCCAGTAAAGCCACAATTTCTCCTTGACTGCGGCGGGGTTGACTTGTCAATTCTAAATTTTCGTTTAATCTACTAGCCCGTCCTGTCACCCTTGCTTGTACGCGCACGGTGCGTAAAGTGCCAAAATTGATCGCAGAAGCATCGCTGATTTCTGCCGATGCAGGGGATCTTAAAATCCGATTATTGATTGCTGAAGTTTCAGGGACGATCGCTAACAGTCGCACATTCAGGGTAGGATCAAGTCCTTGACTGGGGGTAAAGGTGGCTGTTTGTTCATAGCCGCGTTCTAAGGTGAACTCGGTGCTAAATAAACTGACTCTTCCGCCTGTTAACCGAATTTCTCCTTCGGGGAGAGGTTTGGCTAATGTACCGTTAATTGTTAAGTCACCTTTGGCGTTAAAACTGAGTATGGGTTGGCTAAAGCCGCCTACTCCCGGTACAAAACTGAGTAAAGATTGACTTGTCACCCGCACATCATCACCCAAACTCAAGCGTAAGTTGTCAAACGCCACAGGTAAATTAGGTCTAGTTACAGCAGCAGTAGTCGTAGAGTTAGGTTTAGTTTCTGTGGGTGTAACGGCACTAATATTGATGTCAATATTATCGTTTGTTGTTGGTTGAGTGTTAGCAGTGGTGGAGTTGCCAATAATTACCTGTCCATCACTCAGTTCAATTTCACCGCCAATTTGTGGTTTGAGTGCTGTTCCTTGAATCACCGCATTACCGCTCACACCACCTGCATACAAACCAGGAACTTGAAAATCTAGGGGTTTTTCTATTAATACTGTCAAAGGATTGGTTGTATTGGACTGGGGTGTAAAAATTGGCAAAATTCCCGATGCTGTGACTAACCCTTGATTGTAATTAGCTTGAATACCTTCTATATTTACTATATTGCCGTTAAACTGGGCTGTTCCCGTGATATTTGTGAGCGGTTCCGATAAAGCTTGAGCGCGAATAGTAGCATTATTCAATGTGGCATTGCCGTTAATAATTGGCTGGTTTAACGTACCGCCGACATTCACAGCTACTTGTCCTTGTCCATCTAGCCATGAGACTTGATTGTTAGTCAGCAGATTTAACAGTGTTAAACCTTCGTTACTCACATTCGCCTGGACACTAATTTGATTACTAGCTGGTTTGACGAAGGTAAAGGGTAAGGGTGCAGGAATACTACCTGTAGCTGTAATGGGTTGAGTTCCTGTCAGCAGTAGCGCACTGTCAAAATTTAAGCGGGCATTTTCGTAGGCAAATTTTACCTGTCCTGTCTGCACTGGTTGGTTATTCAGAGTCGCATTCGCCAGCGATACTTCACCATTTACGCTGGGGTTGAGGAAATTACCTTGCAAATTAGCCACAGCATTCACTTCACCTGTGACATCTAGCGGATATTGGGCAATAAACGGCTGAAATAAAGATAACGGCAAACTAGCTACATTCAACTGTCCCGCCAGTTGGTTCAGTCCTAATTTGCCGGCAAAAGCTACCTGTCCTTGATTGATGCCAATACTCAAGGGTGAAAGTGTCACAACACCATTGGCAAAATTACCTTGAGCAATAACTTGATTAATCGTATATTGTCCCCATTGCCAGTTATTACCTTGGAGATTAAACCCAGCATTCAACCCAGATTTTAAAGAACCACTGGCTACTAAGGTTCCATTCAAAGCACCTGTTAATTCTGCCAAGCTGGGTAAAGGCGGTGCTTGTTTTTTCGCTTGCTGTTGTTGCTGTTCTGTGGCTGTGGCAATTTTAGAGAAGTATTCTAGCTGTCTGAGCAAGTCTGCATTGGGTAAGCGCACAGATGTGGTGTTGAGTGCGGTTGCACCTGCTAGTGTGGGTGGTTCTGTACCTGTACTTAAATCTTGAAAATCGTAGATATTAAACGCTTGTAAAAGTTCTTGTATTCTCGTTTCTACTAAATTCGCTTGGACTTGAAATTGGGGGTTATTGCCAGTTTGCACACTCCCACTGAGGGCGATGCTACTTTCTCCCAGACGTAAGAGACCATTAGTTAAGTTAGCCGAACCATTGGCATAGTTAAAACTACCACGAAATTCTGCGGCGGAAACTCTGGCAACACGGGGCTGAGAAATTGCCACATCTCCCGCCACTGCATAATTATTCAGATTAACTACTAAATTGCCTGATAATTGCCCACCCAAGGGTTTTAAATTATTGTTAGGTAAAAAGCCGCTAACCAAAGCGATGGGAAATTGTTGGGCGTTGATAATTAAATTATCTCCCTCGGTTCTACCTGTGGTGACAGCGCCATCACGCCGGACTAAAAAGGAAGTTGGGCGATAATTACCATCGAGGTTCAAAGCTATCCTATCTTGTGTACCTGCGAGGCGCAGACTTCCCCCTTGTCCGCCTTGAAAATTCACATTACCAGTTAAAACGGGGTCAAATGCCACGTTTCCGACATTGAAATTCCGCAGCCGCACATTACCAGTAGCTTGGGGAACTTCTGGAGTACCTGTGACTCGCCCATTAAAATCAACAAAACCTGATAAAGCAATATCTCCGGGAACTTGCACACCAGTATTATTGAGGTTGAAATTCTGCGCCAGGACATCGAAATTAAAGCCGGCGATTTTCGGTGTACCTGTTGCTGGTAATTGTACAGCGATCGCACCACTCGCACTTACCCCCAGTGTCGTCGCCCGTGGCACAATAATTTGCTGACCATTCCAGCGAAACTCGGCTGACAATGGTTGTGCTAACTGTGCTATTCCTTGGTTGGCGCGGAGTTGTCCGGCGGCGCGAATATCTGCTAAGGCAAAAGATTTTGTATTCCCAGCCACCTGGACATTCCCATTCAGCCTACCGCGTAGTTGGGGTGAAAAACGGCTGAGTTGAATTTGAGAAGCATTTGCCACTGCTTGCCAGCGACCATTATTCAGGTTAGCATCCCTAATGTTAACTGTACCCCCCACCACACTCAAGTTTGCTTGTCCAGAAGCTTGAATATTTTCTGGTTGGAAAGATTTCGTGCTGCCTGATAAATTCACAGAAGCACTAGTTAATACTCCCTGAAATTGGGCGGGAATCTGGGAAAAACGGCTGAGTTGAATTTGGGAAGCATTCGCCACTGCTTGCCAGCGACTATTATTCAAGTTAATATCCCTGATATTGACTCTACCCCCCGCCAGGTTGAGATTTGCTTCCCCTGTGGCTTGAAAAGATTTCGTACTACCCGACAAACTCACCGATGCACTCGTTAATACACCTTGGAATTGGGCGGGAATTTCTTTAAATCGGCTTAACTGAACTTTTTCGGTATTAACAACAGCTTGCCAACGGTTTTGGGAAACCCGCCCCTTAGCAGTGATGGTATTACCTGCTACATCAAACACAGCCGTTGGCAAAACAAGATTCTGCCCTTGTTGCTCAATTACTGCTGCACCGATGGTTGGGTAGGTAGCATTCGGCGCTTGTACTTGGGCGACCGTCCGCAAATTCCCCAGATAGCCAAACACCCTAGCATTGGCTGAGACATTCCCGACTTTGATGCTAGATGCAGAGTTGTTGGTTTTGGCGATGACATCCCCTGGCAAATTTTGGGCGAGAACATTCAACAATACTCTACCTTGGGGCGCTAGTTGCACTTGACCACCGCCGACAATTTGCCCTCCGGCTGGTGGTTGCACCAAAACTCTGGCAATGTTGAGGGTTAAAGGTTGTCTGCCTAGAGAACCAGTAATTTGTGTATTAGCTGAGACATTACCGATGCTAATTGGTGGTGTAATCCCGTATCTCTGCGCCAGTATATCTCCTGAAATACCTTCGGCTTGTAGGTCAAATTTTACTCGACCCCCTAATATTGCTTGACCACCACCTGTAATGATTCCACCTGCGGCGGGGACAAGTTTAAGATTTGAGATGGTAATTTGAGAAGCATTTTTATTGACATTGAGGCGAAAGTCAGTATTAACAGCTTGGAACTGCACCCGGTCAACTTGCAGAGGTTTGGTGTTGCTGACTGTACCGCTAAGAACTGGCTGTTGCAGAGAACCTTGCACCTTGACCTTGGCTTGAACTTCCCCAGTGGCGACGACGGGAGATTTAACGTTGAAGGTATCTAAAAGATTTTTCGCACTGACTGATTTTACCTGGGCGGAAAGGTCAAAACCTGTTTTGAGATTGACTGTACCATTGGCCAGAAGAGGAACTTTGCCCAAATTTGTGGTGAGATTATCTAATGCGATCGCCTGACCTTGAAATACTAATCTACCGTTAGAATTAATGAAGCGTTGGGGTATATTTTGAATTTGGGCTGTGACTTGATACGAAGTAGCTGTCCCGGTAATCGCTATCTCTGACGCATTTGCAGGAATCTGCACACCCAAGTCAGCACTAACTCTTCCTGCTTGCAAAACAATGGGTAACTGAATTAATCGACTAACATCAGATGCTAGTAAACTTTGGGCGACAACCTGTAGATTAGTTTTTTGTGCTTTTGGTTGTGTTGACCCAGTAATTTTAACCGCACCACCTCTAGCAAATTGACCATTAATTTCGTAACCAATCTCTGTATTATTTGGTGCAAATCGCGCCCCACCAGCGAATTGATTAATTATTACAGAACCTTTTGGTTTAGTTGGTGCAGGGGCTGGTAAAAGTTCTACACTGCCATCAACAATTTGCAGTGTTTGTAATTGCGTTTGAATAATTCCTTTACCTTCGCCACTGTTCACCTCTGCTGTCACCCAACGACCATCTTGATCTTGTTGAATAAACACACGCGGCTGCACCAAGGTGACATTTAACGGTAGTGTGCGGCTGAAAATGACTGGTAACAGCGCAAACTGCACCTCAACAGCCTTTGCTGTTACTTGGTCAGCATCAGTAGGTGTTGCAGGTATGGATAAAGAACTAAATCTCAGGCTCGAAAGTGAAAAAGACTCCACTTGCCCTAGATTAATTGGTCGCCCTAGTAATTGTTCTAGATTTGTCTCTACTAACGGCGCTAAATCGTTATACACATAATTTCTTGCCCACCAAATTCCTGATGCAATACCAGCAAGCAAGAAAATTCCTATAACTAAACTACTACGACTGAAAAGTAGGAGATATAAACGACGGTTAATTGGCTCCTGATCATTCTCTGAGTTGGGAGGGCGCGTCATTTCCGTTACCAGCAACGCTATCGAGTAACAAAGTTTATTATTACCCGAAAACACCATAGTTGTTTTGCCGAAGTTTTCAAAACTTGTTCTAGATAGATTAGTAATTCCTTCTCTTGAGAGATGGCAGACTAATAGTACTGGTGAGATTGGGTGTGGGGAGTGTGGGGGGTGTGGGGAGTGTGGGAGGTGTGGGAGGTGTGGGAGGTATGGGAATTTAGTCAAGTAACCAATCATCTGGATGGGTAATCATCTTGACTAACCCACTAAGGACTTGATTGTAAGGAGCGTAGAGTTCTCTTCCTTGTTCAACGGTAAGATATTGACATTTCACAGCAAACTTTAACCAAACTTGAGTTTCTGCTGCCTCTGCTTCACAATCATTGAGTTTAGCGACAAAAGCGGCTTTATATCGCCGTTTTCTCCAAGCCTCTGCCATATTTGCACAGACAGAGCGAGAGGAGCGACGAATTTGGTCAGTTAATGAATATTTTTCTTCAACTGGGAACTTTTTAGAATATTCAAAAATTAGCATTGCTGTCTCAAATGCTAATTGATAAATGGCTAAATCCTCATGATTTCTAAAATACTTTTTCCCTTTTTCTTCCATCTTCTTTAATTTCGACTGCTCCTTTCTTCATCTTCCCACACCCCCCACACCTGACAGGTGTAGGTTTTTTACATAAGCATGAGTCCATACTTGAAAATCAGCGTTTTGAACTCACTCAAAAATTTAAGATTCGATTGTCCAATTGCTGGAACACTTAAGTCGTCGTTTCAGCATCAGGTCAAAAATTACGGATTCATACACAACACAGAAAAACAAGGTTCATAATCCGACATATTGACCACGTAATCATCATAGTTTTAGCCACTTTGTAAAAAACCTACACCTGTCAGACCCCCCACACTCCCCCTCACAAGTGTAGGTTTTTAACAGAGTGATGAGTAGCGACTCTAAAAATCACGATTTAATCAGAGTTCCACCCCCCTCACACCCTTACACCCCTACACCCTAAATCAAGGTTTTTGGGGCATAACGTAAAAAACCTACACCTGTCAGCCACACTCCCCACCCTTCCCACACCTCCCACACCTCCCACACCTCCCACACTCCCCTTCTTGACTAAGTTTCGAGCATGAATTAACAGTCTATTTGCTACGTTAATAGGAAAAATTTGAGAAAAGTTGATTTAAAGTAAAAAAAGTTACATCATTTAAGGTTTCATCTTCCGGCATTGTCTCATAGACTAGGGGCAGCAACCTTATTAAAACTGGCTGAGGAAAGTGGAAATTGACTGAGACAAACAACTTAAATTCTCCGTTCCAGGATGTGTCCCGTAGAGAATTGCGAGATTTAGTCAGAACTCAACTGCAAATGCTGTTAGAAGCAGCAGATTTACAAGCGGCAAAATCAATTCTTGTACCCGTACAACCTGCGGATATTGCTGAAGCAATTGAAGGTTTACCGGAAGCGATGCACGCTTTAGCTTTTCGTTTACTTTCTAAAGATGAAGCGATCGCAGTTTACGAGTATCTTGACTATAGTGTACAAGAACGATTAATTGAAGAATTAAAAAGTCAAGAAGTTCGTGATATTGTCGATCAAATGTCTTCGGATGACAGAGCAAGATTATTTGATGAATTACCTGCCAAAGTTGTCAACCGTTTACTAGAACAATTAAGTCCGGTAGAACGTCAAGCTACGGCTTTGCTGTTAGGTTATGAACCTAATACAGCCGGACGAATTATGACTTTAGAGTTTATTTCTCTCAAGGAAAATATTACAGTTACTCAGGCTCTAGAACGGATTCGCCGTTTAGCTAATGCCAGCGAAATAATTTACTATCTCTACGTCACAGATGCAGAAAGACGCTTGACAGGGATTGTATCTTTGCGAGATTTAGTAACATCTCAACCAGAACAAATCATTGGGGAAATCATGACCCGTGATGTGATATTCGTTCGCACAGATACAGACCAAGAAGAAGTAGCAAGAGTTATCCAAAGATATGACTTTTTAGCTGTACCTGTGGTAGATAAACAACAGCTTTTAGTTGGTATTGTTACGGTTGATGATGTAATTGATATTTTACAAGAAGAAACCACCAAAGATATTTATGCGTTAGGTGGTGGTGTACAGTCGAGTGGCGATAATTATTTCCAGATGAACTTGATGGAAGTTGCTCGTAAACGAGTCGTATGGTTATTTGTTTTATTAATTACTAATACTGTTACAGGCACAATTATTAAATCCCAAGAAGATATTTTAACCAAAGTAGTTACGCTAACAGCATTTATTCCGTTATTAACAGGAACAGGCGGTAACGTTGGCGCTCAATCTTCGACAGTAGTAATTCGGGGGATGAATACTGAAGAAATTCGCTCACTCGGCACATGGCAAGTAATTGGCAGAGAAGCGATCGCTGGTTTACTCTTGGGTGGTATGCTGGGGATTATCGCTACAATTTGGGCATATTTTTTACAAGGCAGAATTGAAGTTGCGATCGCCGTCGGTACTAGTTTAGTGGCGATTTCGGTTTTAGCTTCGGTTTCTGGTTCCACACTGCCATTTTTATTTCGGATGTTACGTTTAGACCCAGCTTTGATGTCTGCACCATTTATCACCACAGCCGTCGATGTCTTAGGGGTCTTGATTTATTTCAATTTGGCACGGGTAATTTTAAAGTTATAGCAAGAGGCACTCCGGCAAAGCCGGAGAAGTCAAAAGTAAAAAATCAAAAGTCAAAAGTAAACAGATGGATAAAATTTACCCATCTGTAGCAAGTAAGCGGAGGTATAAACTTGTGTATTAGTTAGCGTGTGCTAGTTGTGGAGATTCAATCGCGGAGAATTTCACAGCCTTGGCGAACTCTTGCAGCACGTCTTTTAGCCGTTGTTCCAGTTCCTCATCTAGCAGGACGCTATCATCAGGTTGCTTTTGAATTTGTTTGTCAACTGCATACACGGTGGCGAGAATATGCCGTGCGCCTAACTCGCCTAAGATGGGTTTCAGGGCATATTCAATGGCTAACAAATGGGCAATTGTGCCGCCAGTTGCTAAGGGTAACACGACTTTGCCAGTCAATGATTTTTGTGGGAGTAAGTCTAAAAATGCTTTGAGTATGCCTGTATAAGCAGCTTTGTAGATTGGGGTGGCAATAATTACGCCGTCGGCTTGGGCTAATAAAGCTTTGGGTTGTTCTAAGGCGGGGCTGTCATACTTGCCAAAGACTAAATCTTCCGCAGGTAAATCGCGCACAGAAATAATATCTATGTGTAGACCTTCTTTTTCTAATAGTTTGGCAGCATATTCCAAAATTCCGTAGGTTCTGGAAGGATGGGAAGGACTACCAGCGATCGCTAAAATCCGAGTCATGTAAATACACTCCTAATTTATACAATTAATTCACGGTGATTTTGTCTTGGTCTGCATAGCCTCGGCTGTGTTGACCTTCTCACTTAAACGTTCGTAGGGGCGGCGTAAACTCATAGTCTCAACTTCCCAGATGTAGCCATGAATCACCACATCATCGGGAATCAACGGAGATTGACGTAACAATTCCACCTGCTGTTTGCAGATTTCGTCCACATCGGTAAAGGTTTTAATCCATTTGGAAAACACACCTTTGGGTAGTTTCAACTCTGGTAAGGCGGGATCAACTGCAACTGCATCTACATCAATCCCTCGGCTGCGTAACACTTCACTCAGAAAGTCTCCAGAAGCACTCATCATGCCGCACTCGGTATGGTTAATCACAATAATTTCTTTGGTGTTAAAAAACTGTGTGGTTAACATCGCCGACCGAATGGCATCATCTGTAACTAACCCGCCAGCGTTACGAAAAATATGTGCATCGCCTTCGCCAATTCCTAAAGCTTTTTCTACTGGTAAACGTTCGTCCATGCAGGCTAGTACCCACAAGCGTTTATTGTTGGGTATGCCTAACTGTCGCCGCAATGACCAAGCTTCTTTTTGGGCAATTTGTTCGTCAATTTGTTGATGTAACATAGCGGCTAATCTCCCATTCCTTGACTTTTTAGGATATGGACGCAGCTTTGTGCTGAGGCTGCTGCTTCAGAAATTCTTCATTAGCAACAATCTCGCCAAAGGGACTGATGATGTGTTGTTCTTCAACTTTGGGCAAGTTTTCTAACGGCAAACGGGGGAATAATAATTCTGCAACGCGATAAGCTTCTTCTAAATGGGGATAGCCAGAAAGAATAAAGGTTTCAATTCCCAAGTCTGCATATTCCTGCATTCTGGCGGCGACTGTATCGGGATCACCTACCAGTGCTGTACCTGCCCCACCGCGCACTAAACCCACACCCGCCCACAAATTTGGACTAATTTCGAGTGTTTCGCGGCTACCTTTGTGTAGCTGACTCATGCGGCGTTGCCCTTCCGAATCCATCCGCGCATAAACTTTTTGGGCTTTGGCGATCGCTTCATCATCCACATAGCGAATCAATTGATTAGCTGCGTCCCAAGCTTCAGTTTCAGTTTCCCGCACAATAACGTGCAGCCGAATGCCAAACCGTAAAGTTCTACCTTCAATCTCTGCAAGTTTGCGAACTGCGGCAATTTTCTCAGCAACTTGCGCTGGTGGTTCACCCCAAGTTAAATAAACATCTACGTGCTTGGCGGCGATTTTTTGGGCAATGGCTGAGGAACCACCAAACCATAACGGCGGATAGGGTTGCTGTACAGGCGGAAACACAATTTTGCCGCCTTGAATATCTAGATACTCACCTTTGAGGTCAACTGTTTCGCTACTAACAAGCGATCGCCATACCGTCAAAAATTCATCTGTTAATTCATAACGCTCATCGTGATCCAAATGCAAGCCATCTCCAGCCGCCTCCACCGGATCACCACCCGTCACGACATTAATCAACAACCTCCCCCCAGACAGGCGGTCAAACGTCGCCGCCATCCTCGCGGCTAACGTTGGCGACATCAAACCCGGACGTATCGCCACCAAAAAACGCATCCGTTGAGTTAATGATACTAGAGTTGATGCCA
This Aulosira sp. FACHB-615 DNA region includes the following protein-coding sequences:
- a CDS encoding ABC transporter permease, producing MKDFFLIKYAPEILQHTLEHLFLVGIAITIATLVGIPLGILITRQTRLRQPILGIANVLQTIPSLALFGLLIPVPIIGGIGVVPAIVALTLYSFLPIIRNTYTGITSVDPAIIEAGRGMGMTDQELLLQVEIPLAMSVILAGVRVAAVIGIGIATIAAAIGAGGLGVFIFRGIAVVNNDLILAGAVPAAMIALLADLLIGLLETKLKVK
- a CDS encoding glycine betaine ABC transporter substrate-binding protein — protein: MKRFLIFFILTFTLVVAIAACNPSANNTTGDIVVASKDFTEQDILGELLAQQIEATTNLKVVRRPRLGGSFVCHNAILAGKIDAYIEYTGTAFTGILKQKAFNDPKVVYEKLKQIYDKKFKLEVMPSLGFENTFAMVIRGEDAKKYNIQTLSQVAQYTPQWRGGFGYEFLEREDGFPGLAKTYDLRFSKPPQIMDLGLIYRALIQKQVDMVAGNSTDGQITRLGLAVLKDDKQYFPPYEATPIVRQEVLNKYPELKSAIAQLSGKISADEMRQLNYLVEGELRDIKEVVREFLKSKELGSRRGAEARSF
- a CDS encoding ATP-binding cassette domain-containing protein, with the protein product MSQNRSIAVEFRDVSFSRNRRNLVSNLNFSIRQGEALILLGRSGSGKTTTMKLINRLFTPTTGEVVFDGTPTKQWDEIKLRRKIGYVIQETGLFPHFTVERNVGLVPSLEGWKPKQIKTRVYELLQLVGLDPVQFAGRYPHQLSGGQRQRVGVARALAADPPVLLMDEPFGALDPITRLELQQEFRRLQQELGKTVVFVTHDIQEAFVLASRIGLMYDGELVVLGTKEEFLRSQHPESLAFLQCLRSLQDNL
- a CDS encoding phytochelatin synthase family protein, which translates into the protein MKLNTTFQTAIIWFFVSSGTVIAQTLPLSNNLIAFNSKEGEKLLIQSRSREDFFPLSMQFVTQHNQAFCGVASSVMVLNSLGVVAPESPQYSPYRVFTQENFFSNEKTKKVIAPEVVARQGMTLAELGGLIASYDVQVKVYHAADTNLEQFRKLVSTNLKQSNNFVIVNYLRKEIGQEKGGHISPIAAYNEQTDRFLIMDVSRYKYPPVWVKAADLWKAINTTDTVSGKTRGFVLVSKVN